A genomic region of Palaemon carinicauda isolate YSFRI2023 chromosome 11, ASM3689809v2, whole genome shotgun sequence contains the following coding sequences:
- the LOC137649291 gene encoding uncharacterized protein — MDMQFLIDIGACCSLLPRPLSRTRRSLSKAANVFGIPTHSYKSFTLSFRSVKYHQKFLVADVPLPILGANFLSPYQLLVDGVHRWLLNAEFCFSIPLQPAPFDLALPISAHTDVYSHLLMAYPEVFCPEFWQTSTVLAKHGICHHIKMTATLAFARIQYLAKDCLAATK; from the coding sequence atggacaTGCAATTTTTGATAGACATAGgggcttgctgttctcttctgccaaggccactctccaggacaagacgtagtctgtctaaagctgCCAATGTATTTGGAATCCCCACCCATAGTTACAAGAgcttcacattatcgtttagaagcgTCAAATATCaccagaagtttctcgttgccgacgtcccattgccaatcctcggtgcgaatttcctctcacCTTATCAGCTCCTGGTGGATGGTGTTCACCGATGGCTATTAAACGCTGAATTTTGCTTTTCAATACCTCTCCAACCAGCCCCCTTTGACCTTGCTCTCCCCATCAGTGCACACACGGATGTCTACTCTCACCTACTCATGGCATACCCGGAAGTCTTCTGTCCAGAATTTTGGCAAACGTCCACGGTTCTCGCCAAACATGGTATTTGTCACCATATAAAGATGACGGCAACCCTAGCTTTTGCCAGAATCCAGTATTTGGCAAAggattgtttggcagccactaaataa